Genomic DNA from Theobroma cacao cultivar B97-61/B2 chromosome 3, Criollo_cocoa_genome_V2, whole genome shotgun sequence:
TATGTTAGATCATTATCAATCAATAGAAAAGGCATGTTCTGGTCATGAAATCAGCCTGCAGCATCTTCGTCCTTGTATCCTAAAGATACTGGCTCTTCTTTCCTCAATCCTTGATATCCTCTGACTTGTTCTGACTGAGGATCTCCACTCCTGCTGTCTACAACATCATTCAGTGGCTTCTCACAGACACAAGAATATGGATATTCATGAAATTCTCCACGTCCTGGTCTCATCTCATCTGGCTCTCCCATGAATCCTCTCTGAGCCGCCTTCACCTTTCTGGCAAAGGTATCCCAATCCATCTGATCCCTTTCCATGAACAAAGCACTGAGCCTCTTGGCATTTGGCCTTATAGTCCTCTTGTGCCCCATGTACCTCCTTTTGATCCCAACATGCAATCAAGcagaattaaagaaaaacaacttCATACTAAATATGCATAAATACCAAGTAATTTAAAATGCAAAGAAGTAGAAAAAATTACACACATAAGGAGCCTATGCAAAGCAGTTCGATACCAAACCTTCAACTGAAGATATTTGTAAAGACTTCATCCATTATCTATTCTCAGAGTAAGAAAGATATCCTATCATTTGACATCTAAGCTAACACACAGGCCCACCAAAGAGATAAATATCAGCCATCAAAATCCCCACAGGCAAATTACAAAGGATCAGGTTAAGAgcattattattctttatcgTTGTGATGCCTTTGGTGCCTGGTCCAAATCttcattaaattaattgaaCCATTAATTTCTGGATTACTTTAAAAGTTGGCATATACATGCAAGACACGGCACTGTAACAGAAATAAGCAGGAGAGAAGAAATAACTAGATTTCTCACCTTCGACCAGCAAGAATCTTGGCCATATTTCCATTATTATTGGTGACAAAAACATCACTTTCGTCAGAAACAATGAAGTCAATGGCAGCAAGGCGAGAAGAGAACGGAAGAAAAGGTTTCAGCTCTTCATTAGCAAGCATCTCCTTCGTATAGAAGTTTGGAAAGAGCTCTCTTAGAGGGCGCAGAGTTTCTTCTCCACCATATATTTCTCCAGATGCAACATAAAGGTGTGTGTCATTTGAAAAACCAAGTGCCCGCAGCATCAATCCGACTTCATGAGGAGTGAGTGGACATTTACCTCGCCTTCTCTCACCATCAGCACTTAAATCCTGCATGAATACGATGATGAGTGCAATTTTACAAGATAAATGCAGAATGCAGAAGAAAGAATCATTAGTACTCGTTCTAAAAAGTATCTTATGGTATATATTACAGAAATATCTAGTTCAGAATTCATAAAATGTGGCAACTCACAGGTAATGTTGCCCATCGTTTTCGTATCTCTCCAAGCTCATATCTCTCCTTGTCTCCTCCACCATAGTAACAACCAGAAAATGCTAGCATATCAGGTTCAAATCTGCCATTAATAGAATTGGACACATATAAGGAAAACATGTATCGTCAGATTTTAAGCATACTTAAAAATGTTTGTCTATACATGTCCATATACATATGAGCCAATGTGTTGTCATCAAATACACATGCACTCAGATGTTGAAGTGCTGCAGGAATCATTGATGCAGAAATTAGTTGCTGGATACAGAGTCAAAGATAACAGCtcaatgtatatatataatcacaGAAATTGAGATGAATCTCCAAAATTTTGAGGAGTATGCACTAAAGTGAAAGGTAGTCTATACTGTCACTAGCTTATCTGGTTTAAAGTCTTAAAGATCACCACCTGAAAGTGAAGGGAtttcaaaataagtttaatCGTGCAAATTCCAAAGTATGCTGTGTTATGTTGCAGATCTGTCCCCAAGGATAACTGACAAAATCCAATTTCAGGAGGCACATCTTAACAGGTTCAGTGTCAATGTTGCTTTTGATATGCAcaatacttttaaaaattaatcagtCAACTTCTACCTCTGTAGTATTCACTACAAACCTCAAGTGGACAGCAATAAAACTTTTTGCCATGTCTCGCATTCTCATGACAAGCTTCTGTCCAAGCTCTTGAATAGGTTTTGTAAATcttaaagcatgaaaattagcCCGGCAACGCAACTTTTGTAGCTCTTCATCGATGTTGTTGGCCAGTCTGTAATCAAACTTTGTCAGTTGCAGGACCTACAAAATTTTCAGAGAGTTAACTGCTGCAATCCCACATGAAAGCCATAATATCCTGGAAACTGTAATCAGAATATTTTACTAACATGTTTGGATTTGAGAGATgcagagaagaaaaaaggacaAGAAATGTTAAAACTCTCTTCTTTGAACCACCAAACaaggggagagagagagaagaaatcGTCACTCGCAATTGCTCCCCTAAGCTACTAATCAGAGTCTTCACAAGTGGAGAAATAAAACGTAGATGAAAACTACTATAACTGTGGCATTCGAATGTCCCTTTTATACTTCTTTCCAGCCCAGACAactaaaagaatttgaagttCACTTTATTAACTTCTATCATCTCTCTGCTCGTTTATTTCTCTCTTATCAACCCACAGATACTGTAAGTCTTGATAATTTGTGGAATTAGATGCatttaattcataattgaGGGATTCAACAAGAAACAGAAAGTTCAATTGTTGAAATTATTagtaaaatcaacataaatagCATTAGAGATAGAGTATAAGAAAGTGGTCTTACACGTCTTCTTGACAGTATTGGCAGCACTTGGTCTATATAATATTCTGGAGGGGATTTCCTCGGGACACGCATAGTGTACGGAGGTTTTTCCATTGATCGCATGACTTTATCAGGAACTCTTTTGACAATAGTTACATCTTTTGCAAGGTAAGAAATGAACCAGTTGACATCAAAAATGTTGACGAAGTCACTGCATGTCAGAAGAAAAATACACTTAAGAAGATAACATTTGTAGCTTGAAATGTAAATCCAGTAAAGCAGAATAGGATGATATAAATTAGGCAGAACTTGTAATAAGTTGATTCAACTTACCTACCATCCTTCCAGTAGGAGTTATGATCCAACTCAGGTACCACTAGGGTTGCATTTAGAATTCGTGCAACCACTACAGCATCTGATATCTGGTTGccagaagaaaatttttaattctaagCAATTAGCACACCCATGGTAGGTGAAGATaataaattaagtaaaaacaCTAAATCAGAGAGGCTCACAAACTCAATTTATTCAAATCAACTAAAGTAAAGCTTATTGGTTCAATATACATAATGCAGGAGCAACAGTACTCTGTACACACTCATAGACAAGTTACATTTGTAATTGATGCAATTACAAGATCTTCCATTAGGATGTTTAGCTAAGAATATAGCATACTGTATAAAATATTCTACTTACTCCTGTTCTTTGCTGATTCAGTCCTCCACTTGCTGCAATAAGCAAATAACCATTTGATGATCGCCCACGTACAGCATCTAGATATCAAATTATCCACGAAAATGAACAATCAGTGAACTTATGTGATTGCTTTGCTGAAACTTAAATGAAACAGTGTCGTTATGGATTCTTTTCTAAGAACTAAAAACAGATGATAAAGGACATCAGGTAATTAGAACCATTTTACTGAAAACTTatgttaaaaagaaaaaaaaaagcatcaGCAAATTGCTTCAAAATGAGTTAATTCCATCCGATTCCACTCCTGGGAGAAATGATCAACAATATAGTTTCACTCTTCAAAGTTAAACACCCATGTATTGGCCGATACATAATAAACATAGGCAAATTCAAACCTCCAAATCTATTTAAGCAAAACAACCAGTCAAGAAATAGCTAAACAATTGCAGTAACCAATTAATTATATGATGGTATTATGGACACATCCATTTCAACATTACCAACTACTAATAGAAATACTTGTACCACAGATTTGCATTTACAAGTCTAGACATCCAAAAAAGATCACAGAGCTACAGAATAATACAATGTACCTTTGCTAAACCGCAGAACCAAACAATTTGCCATCAACAGAATCTAAAGCTACATCCATCATCTAAAAGCACAAACTTATAGAGATGCAGATAATTTGGAACTTCCAACAGGACAAATGAGAACTCTACATATCAAGTAAACCAACATAAGCATCTAAAGCAACGGAACTTTGCACCACTCAACGCTATgttatcaattaaaaaatgccaaatGAGAAGAGAATTATGGATAAAACTGACATACTTGAGCAAGGTAACAACTCCTGTTAGGGTTGAAATTTCCTTATTAATCCAGTTTTGTGCAAAGAACACTTAAATTTCCATAAATAAACCGAATgcattataaaaaataaataaataaataaaacgtACGAGGAAAATTACGACTTTTTTTGCTGCATCCGTAGAAGTATTTTGCATATTGAGATTTCCATATATCAATTGGTCCTTTATTACTTCCATCCTACAGCATTTGCATCAAAATcagcaaaacaaaaattaaaaaaaaaatcaacattttaaaaacaaaatttagagttttttctttaattttaccAATTTGAAATAGAGACTTCGTTTCACAAGTCGTTGAGAGTACCACTCTAGATCAGACGCCACGTGTCCAGTGAAGAGCGAAATCATGCCTAAGCAGAAGAGCATCAAGCCACAGACGAGCGACCATGAGATCGGCTTCCTCTGCTGCGCCGCAGAGGATCGCCACCTCCAACACACATGCTTGTTGCTTAAACTGCCATTCGGATGCTGTAACAGCGCCAGGTTCGCCGATATCACGCTAAACCTCCACGACTTAGCTACGCCCATCACGGACTCaacaacaagagaaacaaCGACTCCGCCCTAAACTCCATCACTTATTCACGCCAAATGCCGTCCCCCGCTCTCTCCAACGTCCACGCTATCATCAATGAGTAAAGAAGACTGAGAAGCGAAAGTGACGGAAGGGGTACGACTGTAAATACCGCGAATGCGGGAGGTGAAGATTGAAGAATAATTAGGGTTTGTCTGCTTTGTTTCTTGCGATCGACACTCTCAACGTTTTTCGAAACGGGGCAGATTTTGCAGGTTTTCGTTAACACAGAAAAGAAGAGCGAAGAGAGAATGAGGtaaagagagggagagagagagagagagagagaatgtgaagcttttaatttaaatatttttaattttattatttataaatgtaaacttgaaagaaaatgaagaatagTTGCGAAGGGAAGAGAGAGGAAGATGCTTCGCTTTACTCCGGCTTTTAGGGAAGTGAAGACTACTGTTTTTATCTCCCAATTAGAGTATGTCTATGGAGATTTAGGTTAAGACAAGGGCCAATTTGGTAATAACcaataaataatgaattagTCGATCTTATTAGTTGAGCAGTCGATGATTAGTGACTACTGTGATTTGGGAATaagaatttaatttgaattaaataaactaCTTTAGGATCTAAGAAAGCATGgtttaatatttgattaagtACGTGCCCGAAATTTAAATAAGCATTTATCtgtttatcaaaattaaagaaaaaaaacaagaaagcaTATGCCCGAAGGTCAGTTtactttttctccttttttattACATGTTATCTTGTTGTATACCTGTGACAACTCCTAATTTGGTTTATGtattacataaataaataagataaaatacaaaaaaaaaatttaatatcttgttgtttaatttttttttttccaaaatttttttcttttatagttTCACTGACAAAACCCAACATGGTGCGTGCTTAAGTATGTGATTGAATTTTGtccaatgaaagaaaaatctctgCTTTGATTTGCTACATGTAACTTTCACAAATATTCCTAAACCTAAGCTAGATGACAAGTCACGAAATAATATGAACCTAGATAACCAAAATAGGGGGGTCATTTTCAGTGCCAACAATAACCACAGACCCTTTATCACAGGCCATAAGGCACAGTCCctcctttttcatttcacaACGTTATGGCAAAAGGATTAATGGCCATGCTTATATAGTAAAATTGCATAATCACCCTTGTATTTGGTAATAAAACTCTCCCAGTAATATCAAAAAAAAACTTTGTATTTGGTAATAAGTATTCAAGTATTTGGTTTAATAATTAGTCTATGATCCTCTACAGTTCTATTTAAAGAACAAATTTCAAactcttttcttcaaaaaaaaaaatcttatatttAACAATAAGAATTAGAGAGAAGAGAACCAATCCTAGGGAGGAAGATGAAGTATGGAACCCACATTTTGAATTGCAGTACAAAACTACAAATCCTCCCCAGTCTTATTCCATCTACTATGACtctttttcaagtcaatttagggtttttttatttatttatttacttccATTTTTCCCTTTAGATACCTTGGCCTGTTGCTATCACCACCATCAAATGTGCTCTTGAATTAGCTAAAGAAGTCTGATAAGGGTGGTCCTAGATTTTTCTACTTTTGTTTGCGGGTTGGGTACCACAAAATTCAATCCATGATCAGAAGAACCTGTGGAAACATATAAATATGCATTGTTGCTTCAAGTAGATCTAAGGCTGTTGTTTGTACAGCAAGAGAAGGGGAGCTCAGAACTGAGCAGCCATGGCCCCTCTCTTATTAACACTTTCAACCGCATTCAATCGAAGTTTATCCCTAAGCTGTTCTGACACTGGTGACAGACCCAATAATTCAACCCTCCTTCAATTGAACCAACTTTCTACCaaatgttttttctttatgcACATGTATAGGCATAGCTCTTTATCTACAATGTCTAGAAATTTCCTAAACAAAAAAGACAAAACgaaataaatttatctaaatCATGAACAGTTATCTTAGTTGAACCAATCAATCAAAACTTAGTGATTTAATAACACCAAAAAAGTGAaaagtaatattaaaatataaaaataaaattacgtgttagatttcaaatttaaagcTATGAAAGTAATGAAATAAGGTTTATCTTAATTGCAATAACTTAAGTTAAAAGTCAAGTAATTTTACTAGAGGAAAATCCTATGCCGCCTTGTCAAttgaagttttaaatttaaatctccttaaaaacaaaaaaagttagcaaaatctttttgaattaatctttttattaaaataaggaaaaagaaaatgtcgTTGCTGAAAGAATTTTGGGTTGTGAGAAAAAGAGGGACCCACGTCAATTGATAACATCCCATTTAAGAAATAGGTTGTCTCGGCAAAGATATGGCCTGTTTGATAATCATGAGATTAAAACCACATTTTATCATCAACGAATGTTAGTTGCTGTCTTTGTCCACCAAAAGTGAAAATATCAACGTAATTTGAGGTGCACGTGaggaaagtttttttttttttctctatttttttctttcaatttcaagatatttttcCATTCAACCTGAAACTTTAGCAGGTAAAGCAAGTGGACTTCTGTCTCCATCCGTTTGATCTATCTCCAGCCATCGTTGTCCTTGTGATCTTTTCATTTACTTCTTGGACCTTTTAACCTTCCCAAATCCTTTACAAATTGTCTCCAACATACTCTTTTTACAGTATTTTtcactattttaaaaataaaatattatctgTTGAAAGCACCAATTCCTTTCATTTCCATCCTgaattttaaagtttcaaaaaataaaatgaattttagtGGGGTTGAATGCGAGAATGATTCCATTTGATTCTTATCTTTCTTTCTATGGTGGAAACTTAAAACCGCTCTTAAAGTAAGAGCTCTTGTGCCTTGAATTAGGGGGAAAGTTTGTCCAATGTCAACCACATTGGTAGACAAATCATGCATGCAAATGCTCCCCCTCACTATCATATCATATAGTATTAGGAAGAGAAACTAAAAGAATTAAGTACAATGATACAGGCACGTGATCTTATCGGATCGGTGGCCTTTCAAAGAATTAATTGCATATCAGGATCAACTCTTACCAACATGcaaacatttatttatttttcctttatatGGAAAACTAGCAAATCCAagccttttatttttaagtactAACATCCCGAAGACACTCAACCAAAGACCGAAGCAACATTATAATAGAGTTGACCACAATAAATTATAGTATAAGTGATAAAaaaatgttcttttttttaaatgagtcTTATGCATAACGTGTTTTTAATAATAGATCTCCTCattattttaactgtttttaatcaagataattaaaatttagataaaattacccttaatgaagTCGACCCATTTATTTGGCTTCGTGTTTCAGCTCAAAACCTATTAACAAGTCAAGTATGTTTAGATTTGTGCCTCAAACTGATTCATATTTTTTGAGCTTTCCTCACCAGACTATTTATCTCTGGAATATTCTTTACCAGAAAGAAAAACGTTTAActattttgagcattttgtAATAGTTTTTGATACACGAAGAAAATCTGTTAGcgttttgagcatttttaagcattttacaatgattttttatgtataaagaaaaacttttgaacattttgagcattcatattcgttaattatgttgttaaatggaatatgatatattgtttgaagttgttgatcttgttaaatggaattcaataattttggtgatttttaaaaattacgtGACTAGCTTtaaggcattacgtgactgactTTGGATATTACGTGACTGACTTTGGGTATTACGtgactaatttttaataaggcattgcatgattagtttctgataaggcattgcgtgactgactttGAACATTACGAGACTAATTTTTGAtaaggcattacgtgactagtttctgataaAGCATTGTGTGATtagttgataggcattgcGTAACTAATTTCtaataaggcattgcgtgacttaagtattgcttaaaaatcagtcacgtaatacctaaaaccaatcacgtaatacttaaaaactaaTCACACAGTGAttaagtcacgcaatacctcAAAATCAGTAAACTcaattttggattttatgaataaatcaataaactcaagaacttaaaacacatactttttttttgctaagccacgaaattgtgcatttcataaaagataggttacaaaactccataactcttcaaagcaaaagaaaatatatccCTATCAGGAGGCCTTGCTCACTCAccttatacaaaaacaaaatatactctctttacaaaatattccctgaacaatttcaactcaaaatctcataaaaaaatcaaaattcctaGCAAACATGCTTAACAATCATCTCAATCCCAGACAACAAAATCGTGAACCACTATAAAAGCCATCAAACATACTTTAGCTGTTCTTTCTCCCTGAGCAAAATCACTGCTTGCAAATAGTAAAATCGTTATTCATCGACCTTAAGAACTCCAAAATCCactatcaaaaaaataaaataaaataagaaatagcTTGATATCATCTTTGCGAATTAGATGGCGAGATAGATATATTTGAgtaaagagagaaatcgagatttaattttgaaatttttatttagatGTCGGGAGAGATAAAActgaaatcattttaatttgtctaaaattgtttaaagggtattattgtcaagtcatgtcaaaaattaatcaaaaataattaaaattataaaaaataatatttttgaattgaacttatgagaaatattattttttttaattttttttttttaaatagatgTTATTATGTCAGAGATCGATCTCGTTgtcaagagaaacattttcaAGGCAAGTG
This window encodes:
- the LOC18606245 gene encoding uncharacterized protein At1g04910 isoform X2, producing MANCLVLRFSKDAVRGRSSNGYLLIAASGGLNQQRTGISDAVVVARILNATLVVPELDHNSYWKDGSDFVNIFDVNWFISYLAKDVTIVKRVPDKVMRSMEKPPYTMRVPRKSPPEYYIDQVLPILSRRRVLQLTKFDYRLANNIDEELQKLRCRANFHALRFTKPIQELGQKLVMRMRDMAKSFIAVHLRFEPDMLAFSGCYYGGGDKERYELGEIRKRWATLPDLSADGERRRGKCPLTPHEVGLMLRALGFSNDTHLYVASGEIYGGEETLRPLRELFPNFYTKEMLANEELKPFLPFSSRLAAIDFIVSDESDVFVTNNNGNMAKILAGRRRYMGHKRTIRPNAKRLSALFMERDQMDWDTFARKVKAAQRGFMGEPDEMRPGRGEFHEYPYSCVCEKPLNDVVDSRSGDPQSEQVRGYQGLRKEEPVSLGYKDEDAAG
- the LOC18606245 gene encoding uncharacterized protein At1g04910 isoform X1; protein product: MGVAKSWRFSVISANLALLQHPNGSLSNKHVCWRWRSSAAQQRKPISWSLVCGLMLFCLGMISLFTGHVASDLEWYSQRLVKRSLYFKLDGSNKGPIDIWKSQYAKYFYGCSKKSRNFPHAVRGRSSNGYLLIAASGGLNQQRTGISDAVVVARILNATLVVPELDHNSYWKDGSDFVNIFDVNWFISYLAKDVTIVKRVPDKVMRSMEKPPYTMRVPRKSPPEYYIDQVLPILSRRRVLQLTKFDYRLANNIDEELQKLRCRANFHALRFTKPIQELGQKLVMRMRDMAKSFIAVHLRFEPDMLAFSGCYYGGGDKERYELGEIRKRWATLPDLSADGERRRGKCPLTPHEVGLMLRALGFSNDTHLYVASGEIYGGEETLRPLRELFPNFYTKEMLANEELKPFLPFSSRLAAIDFIVSDESDVFVTNNNGNMAKILAGRRRYMGHKRTIRPNAKRLSALFMERDQMDWDTFARKVKAAQRGFMGEPDEMRPGRGEFHEYPYSCVCEKPLNDVVDSRSGDPQSEQVRGYQGLRKEEPVSLGYKDEDAAG